TTTTTTAGATTCGATCTATGATTTGATCCACATCTCACGGATAAGAGCTGGATAATCTCCAATTTTTTTATTGCTCTAAACCTTTAACTGGCACATTTTAAAGTATAATAATACTAAATATTAATTGGGAAGGTCATATGGCTGAAAAAGCTAGAATTTATGCAAAAATAAAGGAATCAAAGCAAAAATGTTCGAATTTCTACAACCAGAAACCCAGATATAATTCTTCTGGGTCTCCTGCTGACAGAACATTGCAGCTTCAGAGAACTGCAGGCAACCAGGCAGTTCAGAGATTGATCAAATCAGGAGCTTTGCAGACTAAACTCAAGATAGGTCAGCCTAACGATATCTACGAACAGGAAGCTGACAGGGTTGCCGAACAAGTCATGAGAATGCCGGATCCTGTTCCAGAGCGCAGGTCTACCGAACGCAATGAGAATAAAGAAAGATTCTTACAGACCAAAAAATCGCCAGAGCAGGCGCCTGTAACCCAGGGGCAGGAGAGTGTACCACCCGTCATCAATAAGGTGCTGCAATCTCCCGGTCAGCCACTCGACCCGGCTACCCGTACTTTTATGGAGCCTCGATTTGGCTATGATCTTTCGCTGGTACGGGTTCATTCCGGTACGGCCGCCGAGCAATCGGCGCAGGAGGTGAATGCCCAGGCCTATACGATAGGGCAAAACATTGTGTTTGGCACAGGTCAGTTTGCTCCGGGAACCCAAAAGGGACGGCAGTTGCTTGCCCATGAGTTAACTCATATTGTGCAACAGAACGCTTTACTGGCAAATCAATCGACGTCTAACGGCGTGATTCAGCGAAAGCCAGCTCCGGATGCAAAGACGGTAAGTGAGAACAAGGCAAGACTTGACAGGTTGGCGAGGAACCCCCGCGAGGCGCATCGCGCATGGAAGAGGCTTAACATACAGGATAGGTTCATTGTTCTAGACAGTATGGCACGACGTTATGGCGCTGCTTTTGCGGACCAGTTCCGAGAGGTTGCACAACGCGGGAAACCGGATTTTAGTGTAACCTACTGGCAGCCTCGCAGTGGGCCAACCCCAGAACAACTCAGGGCTGGAGGATGGCGCTTCCTGGAGATGGAATTCACCGGAAATGCCGCCTTCGATGTAGAGGTCTGGGTGAATCCATCAGGAAAAACTATTCGACGGGACGTTTCCACTTATCGGCCCGACCAGCCGGAAAAAAGAGAAGAAACACCAGAAAAACTGCCGCCTACTGAAAAAAAGGAGGATAAACCGCCCATTGAGGATTGCAAAGAGCTAAAAGAAATAACATTGGCAATTTTGCGTGATACGATCTCCACCGAAAATGCCGCGAAAGCGGATCTGGAGGGCGAGAAAAGCCAGCTGGAAAAGATGAATAAGACTACCGATGATTACTGCCAGCGATACGACGAATATATCCAATCGCTGCGGGCCATGAAGACAAGAGTGGATACTTCGGTGGACGACATCGAAACTATGCGCAAACAACTGGTGGAAGCAAAGTGCCCCGTGGACATTATCGATAGCGAGCTCCAGGAGCTGACGGATCTTCAGATCTGGGTCGATATCGAGTCCGGTCCGATGGGTACACAGTTTCTCGAGTGTATCAGGGTCCGACCTCCCAGGGATTTACCTGAGGACGAAGAATGAGTGGTTTCCGGTCGAAAGCTTCCCGACTTCAGTGAATAACAGGCACTAGATAATATGGAAGATTTTCACATAATACAATAGGAGGAATAAGTCATGACAACAGAAGATGTGCTTAATACAATCGAAAACCTGAGCAGACAACTTCAGTCCGCAATAGGTTCGCAGAACACAAATGAAATTACAAAATTGTATACGGAAAATCCGAAATTCTTGCCTCGCGGCGGTGACATTCCACAATTTGATCCTCTTCCGGAAAACCGCTGGTCAAAGGAATATCTAAGTGCATACTGGGAGAAGGTTTTTCGGATTCCCACAATGGGTTGCTGCAAGTATATACAGAGAGTCAACAATATAGAAGTGCTTGGTGATGTAGCATACGAAATCGGAACATATCATCTTGCAGCGGATACCGGAGTAGGGGAAGACCTTGAAGAAGGAGCATACTTTATCCTCTGGAAGAAAGAAGATGACCAGTGGAAGATTGCAGTACATATTTTGAACACTGGAAGCAGTCCGAAGTGGTGAAGTGTAGCTGAGATTTGAGAAATATGTAATATTGAATAAAAAACATATTTTTTCTAATAAATAGACGTTTTAATAAGCAATTTTTTAAATTTACATTTATCTTGGTTCAAACACTCCCTGTAAACAAAAACATTAAATCTAAAGTTGATTATTTTTGGGGTTAGTTAGCTAGCAACAGATGAGATGAAATTCCCATGCCAGTAATCACCTTGCATTATGAAGACCTCGAAAAACTTACAGGAACGGATAAGGAAACCATCATAAAAAGGGTGCCAATGATAGGTGCCGATATCGAAAGGGTTGAAGACGAGTATGTTGATATCGAGTTCTTCCCTGACAGACCTGACCTTTACAGTGTGGAAGGGGCAGCCAGGGCAATGCGGGGTTTTCTTGACATTGAGACCGGGCTTCCCGAATATGAGATAAAGCCTTACAATGTATCCATATCCATAAGTGAAGATATCCTGAATATCAGGCCCTTCCTCGGGTGTGCGGTTGTAAGGGGAGTGAAATTCACATCCTCTTCCATCAAGTCTCTCATGGACCTGCAGGAAGACCTGCACTGGGGCCTGGGTCGAAACAGGAAAAAAGTTTCCATAGGTGTGCATGACCTTAAAAATGTGAAACCTCCTTTCCGCTATATGGCAGTAGATCCCGGATTCGAGTTTGTGCCTCTTGATTACACCGAAAAGATGAGCATGACAGAAATCCTGGAAAAGCACCCGAAAGGCACAAGGTTTGCCCATCTTGTCAAAGGTTTCGACAAATACCCGATCATCCTGGACGCAAATGACAATGTGCTGTCCTTCCCGCCAATTATCAACGGGACGCTTACTACAGTGACCGAACAGACTACCGACCTCTTTATCGATGTCACAGGTCTTGGGGAAGCAGTATACACAGCCTTGAACATCGTGGTTACAGCCCTTGCAGAAAGAGGCGGACAGATCGAGTTTGTAAGGGTAATCCGTCCCGGAGGAGAGGAATTCATCCTTCCTGACCTTGAGCCGAAAGAAAGACTTCTTACAACAGAAGAGGTAAAGTCCCTGATAGGCATGGAACTTTCAGTTGACGAAATAGTAAAACAGCTTGAAAGGATGCGCTTTGGGGCATGCGCCCTTGACAAAGAAACCGTCGAGGTAAAGGTTCCGGCTTACAGGGCAGATATCCTGCACAACTACGACCTTGTAGAGGACATTGCCAAAGGTTACGGTTACGAGAATATCAAAGTAAGGGTTCCTGAGACCTATACTGCAGGTAAGTCCCACCCGATTTCCCTGATGCGGGCTTCCGTAAACGAAATAATGGTCGGGCTCGGCTACTATGAGGTTATGCCCTTCACACTTACCAGCGAAAAGATCAACTTCGAAAACATGTGCAGGCCAAAAACTGACGATGTTACCTATGTGCTTCATCCGATCAGTGAAGACCAGACAATACTCAGAACAACCGTGCTTCCTAACCTGCTTGAGATTCTTGCCTTAAACCAGCACAGGGAGCTTCCTCAGAAGATCTTTGAGTTCGGAGAGGTCGTAAGCAATGAAATAACGGGTCAGCACGTAGCTGCAGTCTCTATCCACCCGCAGGCAAACTTCACTGAAGTATATGAGGTAGTGGACGCCCTTATGAGAGAGATGATGCTTTCTTATGAGGTAAAAGAGTCCGAAGATCCGGCTTTTCTTGAAGGCAGGCGGGCAGATGTTTATGTTAACGGTAAAAAGCTTGGAGTTTTTGGAGAATTCCACCCCGAAGTAATAAGCAACTTTTCGCTCGGATATGCCGTTGTAGGGTTTGAGCTTGACCTTAACGACATTATAGATAAAAATATTTAATTCGAAGGTTAATTTTCCAATTTTTCAATTAACCTTTTAAATTAACTCTCAAATGGATCACTTCTTTTTTTGAAGGGTACCAGATAAGCTGGCAGCAGCTCCCTATAAAAGTTTGATTGAAATATTATTTTTTACCAGCTGTCAGGATAGCTTTACCCCTTAAAGTCAGAAAAGAAAAACAAAAGATTCAATCTTCGGATTTTTTGAATAAGATTAATATATTAGGTAGAGGCTGCCGGTTTTCATTATCTGTAGTTATTATATACTTCTATCATTATATACTTATTAATATGTTCTAACAGTTATATGACTATATTTATAAAAGGAGTTAGTTTTTGAAAAAAATAGGCTAGTTAATACTGATTTTGATAATGAAATTGTAACTGTTAAATATTTGATAAGTAATAAAAAACACAATTAATAGCCAAAAATCAAAAATTAGTTTATAGGGTACTGGGAGATTAAAAAATGAAGAACAGAATCAGGCTATACTCAATACTTGTAGCTTTATTCCTTTTGCCTTTTCTCTGTGCGACCGCATCCGCGGATACGGTACAGGGTGTTGAAACTCAGATCACTGCCAACAACTCAAGTCAGTCGAATCCCGATATCTATGGCGAGTGTATTGTGTGGCAGGATGACCGCAATGGATATTATGATCCCTATGTTTACGAACCGAACTGGGATATCTACATGTACGACCTTTCCAGTTCCACAGAAACTCAGATTACAACCAGTGAATCGAACCAGAGCCGGCCTGCTATTTACGGGGACCGGATAGTCTGGACAGATGATAGGAATGGTAATTACGATATTTACATGTATAATATCTCCACTTCCACAGAAACTCAGATAACCACCAATGGATCGAACCAGAGTGACCCTGAGATCTATGGAGACCAGATAGTCTGGACAGATGACAGGAATCGTAACTATGATGTTTACATGTACAATATCTCCACTTCCACAGAAACTCAGATAACCACCAACGAATCAAACCAGAGGGGACCTGCTATTTACGGGGACCGGATAGTCTGGACAGATGAACGGAATGGAAATGAGGAGTACATCGTCGACACCTACATGTATAACCTTTCTACTTCCACGGAAACCCAGATCACAGAGGATGGAGGTTATCTTGAATACGGTCCTTCTATCTACGGGGATAGGGTAGTGTATATGAGTGAAATAGCAGGCGATTTTGTCTGGACGTATGACCTCTCTACTTCAGAGCTAACTTTCATCGCCTTCGATGCTTGGAGTCCGGATATCTACGGAGACAGGATAGTGTGGATGTATGGAATGGGATTCTCAGACATCTACATGTATGACCTCTCCACTTCCAGGGAAATTCAAATAACCAGCGATGAAGCACATCAAGGGGCTCCAGTTATCTACGGGGACAGGATAGTATGGGAGGATGACCGCAATGAAAACTCCGATATCTACATGTTT
The genomic region above belongs to Methanosarcina horonobensis HB-1 = JCM 15518 and contains:
- a CDS encoding eCIS core domain-containing protein, with the protein product MAEKARIYAKIKESKQKCSNFYNQKPRYNSSGSPADRTLQLQRTAGNQAVQRLIKSGALQTKLKIGQPNDIYEQEADRVAEQVMRMPDPVPERRSTERNENKERFLQTKKSPEQAPVTQGQESVPPVINKVLQSPGQPLDPATRTFMEPRFGYDLSLVRVHSGTAAEQSAQEVNAQAYTIGQNIVFGTGQFAPGTQKGRQLLAHELTHIVQQNALLANQSTSNGVIQRKPAPDAKTVSENKARLDRLARNPREAHRAWKRLNIQDRFIVLDSMARRYGAAFADQFREVAQRGKPDFSVTYWQPRSGPTPEQLRAGGWRFLEMEFTGNAAFDVEVWVNPSGKTIRRDVSTYRPDQPEKREETPEKLPPTEKKEDKPPIEDCKELKEITLAILRDTISTENAAKADLEGEKSQLEKMNKTTDDYCQRYDEYIQSLRAMKTRVDTSVDDIETMRKQLVEAKCPVDIIDSELQELTDLQIWVDIESGPMGTQFLECIRVRPPRDLPEDEE
- a CDS encoding YybH family protein, with the translated sequence MTTEDVLNTIENLSRQLQSAIGSQNTNEITKLYTENPKFLPRGGDIPQFDPLPENRWSKEYLSAYWEKVFRIPTMGCCKYIQRVNNIEVLGDVAYEIGTYHLAADTGVGEDLEEGAYFILWKKEDDQWKIAVHILNTGSSPKW
- the pheT gene encoding phenylalanine--tRNA ligase subunit beta gives rise to the protein MPVITLHYEDLEKLTGTDKETIIKRVPMIGADIERVEDEYVDIEFFPDRPDLYSVEGAARAMRGFLDIETGLPEYEIKPYNVSISISEDILNIRPFLGCAVVRGVKFTSSSIKSLMDLQEDLHWGLGRNRKKVSIGVHDLKNVKPPFRYMAVDPGFEFVPLDYTEKMSMTEILEKHPKGTRFAHLVKGFDKYPIILDANDNVLSFPPIINGTLTTVTEQTTDLFIDVTGLGEAVYTALNIVVTALAERGGQIEFVRVIRPGGEEFILPDLEPKERLLTTEEVKSLIGMELSVDEIVKQLERMRFGACALDKETVEVKVPAYRADILHNYDLVEDIAKGYGYENIKVRVPETYTAGKSHPISLMRASVNEIMVGLGYYEVMPFTLTSEKINFENMCRPKTDDVTYVLHPISEDQTILRTTVLPNLLEILALNQHRELPQKIFEFGEVVSNEITGQHVAAVSIHPQANFTEVYEVVDALMREMMLSYEVKESEDPAFLEGRRADVYVNGKKLGVFGEFHPEVISNFSLGYAVVGFELDLNDIIDKNI
- a CDS encoding TolB family protein, encoding MKNRIRLYSILVALFLLPFLCATASADTVQGVETQITANNSSQSNPDIYGECIVWQDDRNGYYDPYVYEPNWDIYMYDLSSSTETQITTSESNQSRPAIYGDRIVWTDDRNGNYDIYMYNISTSTETQITTNGSNQSDPEIYGDQIVWTDDRNRNYDVYMYNISTSTETQITTNESNQRGPAIYGDRIVWTDERNGNEEYIVDTYMYNLSTSTETQITEDGGYLEYGPSIYGDRVVYMSEIAGDFVWTYDLSTSELTFIAFDAWSPDIYGDRIVWMYGMGFSDIYMYDLSTSREIQITSDEAHQGAPVIYGDRIVWEDDRNENSDIYMFTLSSAELTPLSEMTALREYVESTYKCHVKTKTGLATLLDRSKSFHEKSEDAKAVSMLKSFIHLADKMKDCGQISADEADYMVKEAKEIIYQIQAQQE